The Swingsia samuiensis genome contains the following window.
GGTAGGACGAAGGAAATCCGGCTCCCAAGCGAGATGATAAAAACTTTGCTCCTAAACGCGAACCATCAATAACATATAACCCACCAAGCGCCGCCCCTTCTTCTGTGCGACGCGCCCACCCCAAAGTCGGAGGGAAATCTGATTGTAAGGAAGCAAGATCGTGCCGTAATAACTCAGATCGACCTTCCCATTCAGGTAAATTCTGAAAAGATTTAAGCCAGTTTTCAACCAATGGTAATACTTTAGCATGAGCTTTCAAAAAGCTAATATATGATATTTTACTCTCTAAATTATAATGAGAAAACGCCTCATCAACACGTTCATGTGCAGCTCTGGTTGTAACTCTTAAGCGAGTTAACGCTTCATTTTTATGCTCTATTAAATTCACTTAAATATTTCCTCATTTAGCAACTGCTCTAACATAATTTCGTATTATTTTTTTATACCTACAGATCTCTTTTATCTTAGACCTTCCATAAGATATTTTTATACGGAGTTTTAAAGCGTGAGTGCCTCTCTTCCTCCCAAACGTACACACCGCACTCGTAAAATTATTATAAAAATATTCGGTATTTTCAGTATTGCGCTCTTTATTCTCATTCTTGTCTGGCAATGGGATTGGTTCGTTCCCCTCATTAACCGAAAAGCCTCTGCCGCTCTAGGGCGAGATGTCAGTATTTCTCATTTACATGTTTCCTTAGGATTGCGAACTGCTATCACAGTTGATGATCTGAAAGTCGCTCAGCCTAAAGAATTTGAAAGTGAGAAAACCGATTTTGCTTCAGCTCGCTCCATCACGGTAAGCGTTGACGTCTGGCGGTATTTAACAGGAAAAGGTCTTTCTCTCACCGACATTCGACTGGATACACCAAAAGCAGACATTGTTTCCCGTCTCAATGGCCAAAATAACTACTCCTTTGGAAGCGATCACGCCTCCAGTCAAAAGAGTTCATCTTCTTCAACGTCATCCCTGCCTGACATTGGCAACATTGAAATACAAAATGCAGATATCCGTTTAGCTTTAGCCAAGCTGAAAACAGATATGCATGTGTTTATTCACACCACTCCTCCCCAAAAATCAAACGATGGTAGTTTAGTCGTTGACGCAAAGGGGCTCTATGCTCGTCAGCCCATTACAGGACATATAGTCGGGGGAGCCCTTCTCTCACTCACTCATCCTGATAAACCATACCCTATTGATGGACGGCTTTCTAATGGCCCCACTTATATAACCTTAAAAGGGACTGTGGATGACCCTTTACATTTCAAAGGCACCAAACTTGCCTTGCATATGGCCGGCCCAGATATGGCCCTCCTATATGCCCTAACTGGCATCCCTATTCCTCATACGCCGTCTTATAGCATTACGGGAAACCTTGGTTATTCCAGCAATGCTATTTTATTTCAAAACTTTGTAGGTCGGTTAGGCTCATCAGATCTTAACGGCAATATTAGTGTCAAACCCGATTTAAAGCCGCCATTTGTAAATGCAAACCTACATTCACACCTTGTTAATTTAGATGATCTTGCCGGCTTCATTGGTGCAAAACCAAGTAAAAACACCAAAGCTGTTCCTCCCAGCAAAAATATTTTGCCGGATCAAAAAATTAACGTTCCCAAATTAAATAGTATCAATGCTCATCTCACATATCATGGAGATCATATTCAAAATAAAAGCTTACCTTTGGATAACATTGATACCGCTTTTGAAATTAAAGACGGATCCATCAACCTAGATCATCTTAATTTTGCCGTGGGGGCGGGTAAAATTACATCTCAAGCCACGTTTCAGCCCACAACACATCAAGAATTCAATACCCATTTCCGGCTAAACGTCTCTCAATTCCCTCTCTCGCGCATCATGCCATCAACGGCGATGTTTAAAGGCCATGGTGTTATTGGTGGACACGTTACCCTTACCTCAAGAGGAAACTCGGTCGCCAGCCTCGTGGCAAATGGTGACGGTGGTATCACTCTCGTGCTAGATCAAGGCGGGAATGTTACAGCACTTCTGCCAGATCTATTAGGCCTGAAATTGGGATCTGCCGTTCTTTCTGCATTGAACATCCCTAACCGATCCGAACTTTCCTGCCTCGTAGCTGACATGCCTTTGCAGCGTGGAATTTTAAATACTCATTCCCTGCTCATTCAAACAGACACAACACGCACAACGGGTAAAGGGAGCGTAAACTTTCGAAACGATACAATCGATTATTCCGTCACAACACGTTCGGTCCACCCTCAAATTTTATCCTTACCGGGCGCTATTAATATTACAGGCCCTATCGCAAATCCTACTGTTTTGCCAGGAGCAGAAATTATTGGCCGTACAGCTGCTGCTATTGGATTAGGTATCCTTTTCCCTCCAGCCGCTCTTATCCCAACAATTCAATTAGGAGTTGGGAAAGGCTCTTCTTGTGAACGGGCCATAACGGAAGCGAATGTTCACCCTGCTGCCGGTATCCCTGCTGGGAACAACACAACCCACATGAGCGGAACCCCTGGAGCAGATAACAATCATGCTACACATCTTTCACCGTCTCAAATTCGTCACCTTTGGTCAAAAAAGTTACATCACCACTAAAAAAAACGCATCTTCTGGTATGGCGGGAAAGCCTTTTTAGACTATAGCTGAGAAAAAATATTCTTTCCCGTCGGAGTGCCCGATCGTTGTTATCTGCTCTCGACCGCTGGTTTAGTATTTCCGCCCGCGGGTCTACTTTCTTTCGTGAAATTATAGCCGGATTAACTGTATTCGGCTCCATGGCTTATATCGTTGCCGTTAATCCTGCCATCCTATCAGCTGCAGGGTTAGACCGTCATGATATGGTGATGACAACAATTGCAGGAGCCGTTGCAGGCACATTACTGATGGCTCTTTGGGCTCGCCTGCCGATTGCCCTCGCCCCTGCAATGAGCAGCAACGTATTATTTTCACAAGTTGTCGTTCAACAAGCACATGTTAATCCACGCACCGCTTTTACTGTTGTTTTCTTTAGTGGGATTTTGTTTACCTCTTTATCCTTAAGTTCTATCCGTCAGAAAATTATTCAAGGTTTCCCGCCCACAATTATTCTGGGCATTCAGGTTGCTCTAGGCGCATTCATCGCACGAATTGGCCTTATAACAGGCGGAATTGCAACGCCTTCTCCTGATGGGCTTTCTTTTGGTTCTTTGCATGACCCACGTGTTATTCTCAGTTTGGCAGGCATCATTCTCTGTGCCATTCTGATCGTTCTTAGAGTACCTGCAGGATTATTTTTAACACTTATATCCATCACATTCGCAGGGTTATTTATCACTAAAAATCACGCTTATATTACAACCGTGCCAAACTCCATGATGGACTGGCCTCACTACCCAAGCCATTTATTTCTTCCCTTTGATTTTCAAGGTTTTTTTTCACATTTAGGCCTTCTTGTTCCAATTACACTCTATTTTCTTATTAGTGATTTTTTTGATGCGTCATCGACACTTATCGGGATCACTAACCGAGCGAATCTGGCCGATTCCTCAGATAAACTCACTCTCGATTATAGAGCGTTTGCCTCTGATGGGACTGCCAGCATTATCGGTGCTTGCTTAGGCACGTGTACTGTATCAGCCTATATTGAAAGCCTTGTCGGGGTTGAGGCTGGGGGACGTACCGGGCTTAGTTCATGCGTTGTCGCAATCCTTTTTGCCATCACA
Protein-coding sequences here:
- a CDS encoding AsmA family protein, whose amino-acid sequence is MSASLPPKRTHRTRKIIIKIFGIFSIALFILILVWQWDWFVPLINRKASAALGRDVSISHLHVSLGLRTAITVDDLKVAQPKEFESEKTDFASARSITVSVDVWRYLTGKGLSLTDIRLDTPKADIVSRLNGQNNYSFGSDHASSQKSSSSSTSSLPDIGNIEIQNADIRLALAKLKTDMHVFIHTTPPQKSNDGSLVVDAKGLYARQPITGHIVGGALLSLTHPDKPYPIDGRLSNGPTYITLKGTVDDPLHFKGTKLALHMAGPDMALLYALTGIPIPHTPSYSITGNLGYSSNAILFQNFVGRLGSSDLNGNISVKPDLKPPFVNANLHSHLVNLDDLAGFIGAKPSKNTKAVPPSKNILPDQKINVPKLNSINAHLTYHGDHIQNKSLPLDNIDTAFEIKDGSINLDHLNFAVGAGKITSQATFQPTTHQEFNTHFRLNVSQFPLSRIMPSTAMFKGHGVIGGHVTLTSRGNSVASLVANGDGGITLVLDQGGNVTALLPDLLGLKLGSAVLSALNIPNRSELSCLVADMPLQRGILNTHSLLIQTDTTRTTGKGSVNFRNDTIDYSVTTRSVHPQILSLPGAINITGPIANPTVLPGAEIIGRTAAAIGLGILFPPAALIPTIQLGVGKGSSCERAITEANVHPAAGIPAGNNTTHMSGTPGADNNHATHLSPSQIRHLWSKKLHHH
- a CDS encoding biliverdin-producing heme oxygenase: MNLIEHKNEALTRLRVTTRAAHERVDEAFSHYNLESKISYISFLKAHAKVLPLVENWLKSFQNLPEWEGRSELLRHDLASLQSDFPPTLGWARRTEEGAALGGLYVIDGSRLGAKFLSSRLGAGFPSSYLSAPQKKGSWSRLLSEIQTQMVDKGEAFQDDVIAGARAVFELFYESALSEME
- a CDS encoding NCS2 family permease, producing the protein MLSALDRWFSISARGSTFFREIIAGLTVFGSMAYIVAVNPAILSAAGLDRHDMVMTTIAGAVAGTLLMALWARLPIALAPAMSSNVLFSQVVVQQAHVNPRTAFTVVFFSGILFTSLSLSSIRQKIIQGFPPTIILGIQVALGAFIARIGLITGGIATPSPDGLSFGSLHDPRVILSLAGIILCAILIVLRVPAGLFLTLISITFAGLFITKNHAYITTVPNSMMDWPHYPSHLFLPFDFQGFFSHLGLLVPITLYFLISDFFDASSTLIGITNRANLADSSDKLTLDYRAFASDGTASIIGACLGTCTVSAYIESLVGVEAGGRTGLSSCVVAILFAITAIFWPIITAVPAVATAPVLVIVGLSMLNNLHLISPKNSDALPPLTMLLIASVTGNFMLSLSCGLFLYTGLAIALREFKKLSIIVISLDLLFLFYMFLQMHIEH